The following DNA comes from Plodia interpunctella isolate USDA-ARS_2022_Savannah chromosome 1, ilPloInte3.2, whole genome shotgun sequence.
CACGGGTATTTAAATAGCTTTACCATATCGGTGTAATTCATGGGTCAGTTTCGACATAATCGCTTGGTGTTTGCAGGACTGGTTCTCCCGGCAGCAGCTGGTGATCCTGGTGTTGTTCATCAACATCTCGCTCGGCATCATGTTCTTCAAGCTGCTCACGTAGCGCCGgccggcggcgcgcgcgcgccttTTCTCCTCCACTGTATACAtccaaatattgtaaatatttgtacaccCTTGGTCGAGACTAAACTTTTGTTTCATGTGCAAAATGTtaactttgctatttattatGACCCTTTTTATACGAGttaccattttaattttaaaaatatcgtatttatttgttgataagGACTTCGGTTTGCTAGTGTACTTTTCTTTGACGTTGTGTAAGTGTGCAAAGAATGACAAGAATTTCAAGTGCAATTTTATAAGCTCCACCTGTCAAACTTTTACAACTTTGTGATGCGAGTGATATTCTGTGACCACTGGACTGTCGAGTGTAAGGAGCACGAGTTATTAATGGACCTGCATATTGTAGGTTTGATATGCTTTCGAAATGATGCTTGATGTCTTTTTTTGCCTTgtttcgaatacaaaacacaaCACTGGCTTAAGTACCATGAAACTCCTTTGtcgaaaattatttgttatcagttccatatttttcatacattcgCATTTTAACGTTATCTAAATACGTTTTAATTAACTACTCCATAGAGTGAACATGTTGATATAATTCTTTATATTGACATGATAAACAAACATGTTTAATGTAGTTTTGATGAAACTCTTTCCATTAGTTGAAAGCTATCCTGGAGTGATATTATAGCACAAACTTTGATAGAATAcgaatagtaattttaaagtgtacataaatgaatttaaaggATCTTTacaaatgtacttatatacaaaaagAACTAGCCTACTTGATTCGCTTGTAGGCATTACATGGAAAAGCGTATGCTTTATTTTCCTAtactgtaaaattttaaattatagttattaaaatttaaatatgtacttataaaatcTGTCTAGATCATTATTACCCcagttttatacaaaatgtatgctTCGTTTTATACCTATGACGTCAATTCTCTTAAAATTgaagtttttgtataaataataaatctataaaagttatttactatattaattgatatattGGCATGGGAATCTTGCGAATGAGACTGTTGACGAGTTCTGTACAACGAAAGTTGTGGAAAGACGAGCATTCTTTGAATGGatggatatattatataaacatttataagaCAATTTTCAcagtttcattattattatgtaaaaaatataagttattatctctaagaattttaattacttgtatcaattttatctacgtttcacaaataaaatattttaacaaaactaaatagaattttatttactcataCACGTTGAAAATAATGGGATCACCTATTTACCTAATTTACCTCCTACGCCAATGCATTGATAGATATGTGTAGAGTAAGTATGATTAATTAGATTAATACCATACGGCTTCTTGTAACTTTAAACCGCTTAATAACCTTTAGAAGTGAGTGTGACTTCTTGTGTGCGACACCCGCATTTCGCCGTGATGTTCGTGTCATGAAAGAAACTCTAAAAGAGAATTTGAAAATCTAGTTTGATGTCGAAAGATTCGAAAAATATCTTAACCTATGGAACTCAAGAGAAGCAATTGGTAAgcaattgtattatttacagAATATCCTTCGAGTCACAAATTGCcaccataatatattaaaacaaatctaTATTATCTATCTACTATCCGAATgcgtaataattatattctttcaTTGAAGGGCGAGTCGACAAATGGAGAGGCCATCGACTTGGACGATGTTTTACCCAAAATTGGAGAATTCGGGCTTTATCAAAAACTTTTACTCTGGCTCGTTTGTCTGCCAGCGTGTTTGCCGTGTGGATTTTGTGCCTTTAACCAACTGTTTATGACAGATGTCCCTGATTACTGGTGTAAAGTGCcagaattacaaaatatgacaCAAGAAGATCGTAAAGCTCTCTCTATACCACTAAAGGTATgaaaaccatggaattagtaggtactccatcTTACTAAATGAAAACATGCAATACCTACACTATCACTATTTTAGTAAGCCTAGAATCTTGTTGATGACGACAAAAAAGTATGTAATCAGCCTGTGCCACGTCGGACCTATTTATTCTGGCAAGTAGCTGATGATAAAAAAGGTTAAATTCATTTAGAAGCCTTCGGGACTCTTATGATGTTAGGGAGAAATATGTTTGTGACCTTCAACTAAAAGTATCTTATAAAATCTGTTAAAAAACAAGTCATTGCTGTACATATACTCCCACCTgtacttctatactattattataaagaggtaagcgtttgtgagtttatatgtttgaggcgggtaatctcccaaactaccgaaccgatttcaaaaattctttcaccattagaaaggtacattatccaacattgctgatattttatttcaaaatccccacgggagtgaagatATTGCTTGGAATATCTAGTACTTTATATCGCTCAggaataatatcaaattttgcGAAGCGATTGTTCcgacacaaacacacacaaacttatactataaaaatattaatgtagatGTAACGAGTAACggatttaataattatgtaaaggTGGACAACAATTCAACCTATGAGAAATGTGTTCGATATGCAGTAAATTGGAgttcaattataaaaacagGAAAACCTATGGAAGTTAACACTGCTTGGCCACATGAACGCTGCTGGGATGGTTACGAGTACGACACAACTGAAGTGACGTCATCTGTTGTAATAGATGTAAGTAGTTAGGTAGTTCCGAATCTTGATCGAAAATGTAAACTTTTACCTGCGTTTCTGTGCCGAACTTTTTTATgcaatcaaaatattactgtaattacaatttaagaCGATTTACAATTACTTATCCAGAAGCATATGTTTATGTAagcatttattaataagtattcGGTTTTCTCTTTCACAGTTCAATCTGGTCTGCGAGTATGACGTATATCCTACCCTAGGACTGGTGGCCCTCAATATCGGAGGACCAATTGGAGTTTATACGTTTGGACTTCTAAATGATCGTATAGGTCGTAAAAAGTCCTTTTTTGCTTGCCTCACTACATTACTCATTGGCAGTATTATGACAGCATTTGCAAATGAATATTGGATATGGGTTCTTGCAAGAACAATAGTGGGTTTAACTATTCCTGCAGTGTATCAGATACcgtttattatatgtaagtttaATCAAGCGTctgctttaaatattttaacattttactaTGGAAGTAAAACGTTTTGATTTTTTCAGCGCTTGAGTTAGCAGGTCCTAACTACCGATCATTTGTGACCGTTATGACATGTGTATTTTACACTTTGGGTTTAATTATGCTATCGGGCATAACGTATTTACTCAGAGACTGGAGATTACTCGCCTTAGCTACTTCTGTgccgtttttattttattatttatactggTTTGTATTACCCGAATCGCCCAGATGGCTTTTGATGAGAGAACGCTTAGAAGAAGCAAATAAAATCCTAAAAGACATCGCAAGAGTGAATGGCAAAGAGTTGCCAGAAGAGTTCACATCGAAGCTTCAAAAACAAGTCCTGAAACAAAAAGAGAGAGGCTTTAAAGAAACAGAGACTGCCAGTGTTTTTGCTTTGTGTAAAACTCCAAATATGAGACTAAAAACTTGTTTGATAACTTTGAATTGGTGTGCGTCAGAAATGGTATACGTTGGATTAAGTTACTATGGTCCTGCTATCGGAACCAATCAATACAtgagtttttttctttcatctgCTGTAGAAATACCAAGTTACATTGTATGTTGGGTACTTATGGACAGAGTTGGAAGAAGGTGGCCCCTGTGTTTATCCATGGTTATAAGTGGAATATTCTGCATAATTACTGTACTACTTCCCGAAGGCATGTATATGTAGTTATCTgtctacatttaaattatgaaaacaaacctatatattatgctatatgtatacatttttctaCTACAACTAAGTATGTAGACTctgtgatataaatatatgttgaaATTAAGTAGTAAAGGCTTGATTTTTCCAGATGCTCAAATGGAAACCCTTATCCTATACTTAATATCCAAATGTTTTATATCGGCATCCTTTCTGATTATTTACCCTTATGCTGGGGAGCTGTACCCGACGGAGCTGAGGGGCGTTGGCATCGGTACATCGGCATATATAGGCGGCTTGGGCTTGATTATTATaccttttattaattatttggtaAGATGAGACTCCATGGATTCGGAAATTATTAGTAACTACTTATTGCTAATTGCGTAGAAATGTCccatgttatatttaaatataattttacatggtacgctataaaattatatttcttaaaagttACTGTTAATTTATTCAGTCTTGTCAATAGCTTAAAATGtaacatatgtaatattttaagctaTTGATAAGACTGAATTAATCAACACAGCGAAATATcgaatatagtatataatatagtagtaaTATAGTATACTATATTCGATATTTCGCTGGGTGGTTCACAGAGCGTTCGAACCACTGCAGCCGCTgccgctgtcattacgatccatCAATTTTCTTGATGAAGGAGtgatttccaaaatcaatcattcataaaaattctattatcACCAgattacatacttattttaaaaaattgaaaaattgtaatgacagcgtaGCCGCAACGGTCGAAACactctgagaaacacccagCTGTAACTAAAACACCTGAAAATAAATCGTATGAATTTATCGCGAATTAACCATTTAAAAAGTTCTTTGTCTACGAGTATTCCAGACTTTGTAACACAAAAGTTCACATTTATAACACTTTTCAAAAGGAACTAAATCAAGCTAAGCTTATATTTTTAGGGCTCCAGCAATCTGATATTACCTCTGGTGGTGATGGGTGCCGTGTCTGTTGTCGGCGGCCTGACAGCCCTTCGACTGCCTGAAACTCTTCACTCTTCTCTGCCACAAACTGCTGAAGAAGGAGAGGAGTTCGGAAAGAACTGGACATACAAAGACTGCTTTGTTTGCGGTGGTCAGAGGTatgaaaagaatatatattttacacgaCTAGACAAAAAGGAGTGATGTTGTCAGGATTCTATTATTCGATGCAATGAAAGTATTCTTCCTTTTTACAGACAAATTTCAGATGCAGATTCCTACGAAAACATAGATCAATTAGAGTTAACTCAAGCCCCTCAGACGGATGACGAAATCTTAGACATACCAAATATACGACGGCCATCAATGCGCAAACTTGTACGACAGTCGAGCACGGTTGAGACGCAACGAGATATTGATGGCAACATGAAGATGACTTATTGGTTTTGAttacataaatacttatttaagattaatttaatttttattttgcttacCTAACTTGTGCTTATTTACCTAATTAAAGATATGAAAtagtaataacataaaaaaaaacattattatttcaggTAGGTCACCTAACATTAACCCCGAAACACgagttaaataaatgtaaggtcaatatatcaataaaaataaaggtaagTAATAAATCCGAAAATTGGTAATTGCAGTTTTGAAAACATTATTCATTGCATACAGTGCATATcgcaaagtatttattttattgttcgtTTCAtataggaaaatatatttttaatgtaatatttatatgcttCTCATTTTCTTAATTCGACTAAATAAGCAATACACCATTTTcgaaatatgtaggtatgtttatatattagataattatgtgaactttcgaagtttttttatcttatggaaaacgatttttccaaTATATCGGCACCGAATCGGATACACTAAATCcatcctttttcctttaaactcgcaccacgattgcgtaaaaggtatttttggtcgtaaatctgcaacaatattgaaaattggcgctttttgcttCCATTGgcatgtttgtgtaccttagttgtaccagtagcgccatctgcgctgagctttgcgtaatatccctattagtaggtattccgATCCGCCCTTCTAAATTTATAGCATAGAATTATGTATAATGGTGCAGCTTTGGTTGTATAGGTTTTTAGAAAGGTGCCCCGCGCGCGTTGCTTGTAACACTCTTGTCAAACATATTGTAAACGACGTAAGTACGTTGTAAATAGGTATCTACCATGGAAATATACTGCACTGTACCTACatcatggaattaataggtactacGTTACTAATTCCGTGATCTACCTATCTTTTTCaacgtaataaaaacataactgTCGACTGTCAATTTCTGACAGTGACAGACATTACACACGCGAGTCGGAAATAAAATGACACGATAGCAAGAGAGCAAACGATAGAAACAAAGCCAAAAACGAGAACACCTCGGCAAGTAATGCAAGTGCAAAGTGATAATACACAGtatttaaactataaattacCGATATGTTTTCCTCAAAACAAGCAGTACTAtcgtgtatttttataataatcagtGTTGCAGTTGTGTTCGTACATTCACATTCTCATGACGAATCACCTGCTTATAAATATTCGAAAACTGCTAATgaacaatacaaaacaaaggaAGAGAAGATAACAGAACCCGATTATGACTTGTATATGAGAGCGTTGGGCTCTACTTTGTTTATTAGTGTTGTACCGtttttcatattgttttttatacctattgaTGGATCAATTGAAAAGCAACCACTATTGAAGGTGTTATTATCATTTGCTTCTGGTGGACTTCTTGGCGATGCTTTTCTGCATTTAATCCCACATGCCTTAGTTCCTAACCATGATGAAACTGGTCACAGTCATAGCCATTCACATAGTAGCCCTGATGAAGAACATGAACCTCACGATATCTCCGTTGGTTTGGGAGTCCTAGGCGGGATAATAACATTCTTAGTTGTTGAAAAAACTGTTCGATTGTTTAGTGGTGGACATGGGCATTCACATGGAAATGATAAGAAAAAGAGTGaagaaaagacaaaaaaaggaaagagcaaagacaaaaaagaagaaataaatatttctggtTACTTGAACTTGGCTGCAGATTTTACGCACAACTTCACTGATGGACTAGCTATTGGAGCATCCTACATAGCTGGGAACAACATTGGATTTATCACTactgtaacaattttattgcatGAAATTCCTCATGAGATTGGAGACTTTGCTATCCTTGTGCAATCTGGCTGCTCAAGaaaaaaagctatgttttTACAGTTGTTGACAGCATTTGGAGCTATATCTGGTACAATCCTGTCTATATATCTACAAGGATCAAATGAAAGTCTTGTATCTTCCCTAATTTTGCCATTTACAGCTGGTGGTTTCATTTACATAGCCACAGTGTCAGTCATTCCAGAACTTCTAGAAAACTCACATAAATTGTCTCAGTCAATCAAAGAAATTATGGCCCTCTTAGCTGGTGTGTACATGATGGTTATTATAGCACAATATGAATGAGATACATTATTTTCTAGAGTTTAATATCCATAGAGACATCACAAGTAGTTTATGGACAGTTTCCTTTGTTTAGCAATTTTttggttatataaataaatttatatgtacacTTATAGacaactgtaaataaaaagtttatagaAATACCTTGCAACCACCAGAGaaggtattaattattaaacatttataaatcattAGAAATACAAATGAATGATTGAAAGGAAgagaatattaaaatgagaagttatatttttatagcaataGGAAAATAAGTTACTATAAATGAACAGAACATATTGTTATGTCGGTATTCTATATTGAGGAAATGCTTCCTTGCTGGAAATGTATGTATGCCGaagctattttttaaaatagttttaatcattttattttctgcaCCAATAGtgatataaattgtttttattattacatgaagctattagaataataaagtatttttatgactttttagcatatcaatttcttttattccaATTTTCACCCCTAGCAAGTCACTGCACCAGAGTTACCACAagaacatttaaaacaaactgGACAACCTTCTGTTATTGAAACTTACTGAAGTCCATTTACTGCTTAACCGCAGGTAATATGACGAGTCTTGAGGAATGTAGAGCCGAAACAGTAAAACACCCTAGAAAATTGTTTGGAATGTCTACCCAGGGTTTCCCTCTTTTATTGTACAACAAAATCATCATCTTCACTGCCCAAGTGGAGCTACttcatatttaacaaatacaataccacatattataaatgcgaaagtaagtttgttacctcttcacacgcattatctactctactgattgttatgaaatttggtacatgggtagcaAATCACAGCTAGTCATTCATAACATTGATATTACCACAGCacagataattttaaacaaataaaaagatagTAAAAATTGCACAGCTGTTAATACAATCTGAGAACCATCCTATAATGAGTTTGGCATCAGCACAAAGTTTTAATCAATGAGGTTAAGTAGTGGGTATATAAGAAAAGAAGATTGGAGAAaagaatgttttattataacagaTTACTTCTTCTTAGATACACCAACTGTCCTTCCTCTTCTGCCAGTTGTCTTAGTATGCTGACCACGCACACGAAGGCCCCAATAGTGACGCATTCCTCTGTGAGCATGAATCTTCTTCAACCTTTCTAAATCTTCACGGAGTTTGGAGTCCAAGTTGGAGGAGGTTAGCTGGCTGTATTTTCCGTCAACAATATCCTTTTGTCTATTGAGGAACCAATCAGGGATTTTGTACTGCCTTGGGTTTGACATGATGGTAATAATTTTTTCCacctaaaattattacaactgTGTTAAAGAATATCAAGACTAAGCATCAACAATTATtgatacctataataaaaagtaaataataataataataaatgaaaatattgggACAATAACACAGATAAaacatattgtttaaaaatgatttaattatgtacctactgtgtttggttataattaataacaatattattatttttactattattattgctAATGGGTTGTattgacaaaacaaaatctattttgtaatagataaaaataccaGAAAGTACTAACaagtatttaattagaataaaGAAATGATTATAGGTACCTCCTCTTCGGTGCATTCGCCAGCCCGTTTGTCCAGGTCGATGTCAGCTTTCTTCAACACTATGTTGGAATATCTGCGACCAACACCCTTGATAGCTGTCATAGCAAACATAACTTTTCGTTTGCCATCAATATTCGTATTCATTATACGGAGAATGTGTTGAAACTTATCTGGGATCACCAGCGActgtaattacaaaaaacacCATATCAGAATAGCGAAATATATGAACGCTGTAGTTTAACCGCCATCCATGGTTATAAAACACGAAActaaattgtataaacacACCAAGAtgatcaaataatttaaagatttattaccATTTTGAGATTTTATTCGGCAAAACGTCCTGAAACAAGACCACCAGACATGAAAAAGGCAAATGTCAAAAACTttaatgtcaatgtcatacaaaaagaaatgtgAAAATCTGCTATGACCGCTTCACTTCACTATACGCACACGTTCAGTCGATTCGTAATAGCATTCACTTTTTTGTATCGAAATAGTAAATCGTTTAGATGTCctttatgatatatttttctatcttggataatatacgTTAGGTATTAGGCGAATCTGCACTatcaacttttacaaaatgaatcgcattcataccaCAGATATAcgaatgtaatgttcttatatctgtgattcatactaaaaattaagtcgatggtacgatcGCAAAGTAGATTGCGTTTAAGAGATGAGGTATGAGGATGAGGCCCCCTGGGGCACCGACACGGCTGGAAGTAACTAAAAAAGGCTCAgttatgagagagagagagatacgtgaagatataatataatacctaggtattatattataaagttttcggttatttttttacttaaaactttgTTCTTATATAGATCAGATATTACTATGTTATACGCTGTGGCTGTGTAGAGCGAGTGGATAGAGCTTGTAATTGGGCGTTtggaccgctgcggccgcgcgtcattggtaatttttcaaattttaacaaagacaagaatcagttttactatatgactttaaaatcattaatctgtTCTGTAGTCAATTTTGTTAATGATtggttttgaaaattattcttttctccacagatataaattttaaatctgaGCCTTGtgccttcctcaagaaaattgacggatcataatgacaaaacaaacaaaaaacagcggtcgaaacgctcagAGATTCACccaataaattcataaaaatcttgttacagtgtgttttgtctttttctgTCAATtccaaatatttgataaacttattataatatgttgttatgtattgttcttatatctgtagCTTACAGGGAGTGtggaatagggagtattactgcacatttatcccgccagagcacaatattgtatgttaggtacacaaaagctttgctgccttttgctatgtcgattacgttacaaaacgtttattttagaataatttattaatccttttattatataagcattcatttgtgaaaatacacaatagtgtagcatattcgggtgccgaaatattggggaaaatcgttttccataagataaaaaaacatcgaaaactatgggatacgcctcacacTGTAAAATGTTCGAGctagtaaacggtcgaaaataAGCGCAGAACACTTCatacgtgaagacttatttaaatatggacttcatacaggtaagattcagtcaaaatcaagtttatatcagtttatgaatacagttgaccaaataatgcagaacataacctaaaatagtgttattattttcaggataatccactaaatccttcctttttcctttatacTCGTACCatgattgcgtagaaggtattgttagtcgtaaatctgcaacaatattgaaaattggcgctttttgcctccagtGGGAATGTTTGtataccttagttgtaccagtcgTGCCATCTGCGCTGAACTTTGCATAAGATGAGCTATAAGTAGCTACTccagtacttattaaatccatcaTATTACTTTCAATATGAAAAGCGGGGAATATTGCGACTTGCAACAAATAGCAAGCGAAGCTACCGATTGCGAGTCAAGAAGCAAACTATAAAAAAGTgacagttattatttttatttgaaattaattgctggcaacactttcacattttgtgAATGTTCTTCGTGTGCCGGCTCCTTTTGATTTTTCGGTTACGAATTGTTAAAGttctcataattatatacataaagtGAAACAAAATGCACACGGAAACTACGATAACacttatacaaatattagaaAAGACTATATCACCAGGTAAGATAGTTTATTCTTTCATTCTATGAGCATGGCGTTTCATCTGGTTGTCAACCGACTTATCGCACAATGACACTAATGTTAAGACTTactttgtaacaataaatgtaggtaaatTCTATCACTCTAGCTGGAAAAGAATATCAAAAACGATGAATTAAAGATGATAATTTATACTGTATAATAACATCTATAAAACACTTTCCCAAGGCTACTAGTTGACATGCCAAATTGTCATGTAAGGAAGTTTCTAGCGTTATCTTGCGAATATATGTACTTCTGTACCTTTTATATTCATAGAAATAgtgattacatatttttgaatactatttattttctgtttaaacaaaattattcgtaatgtatgtttgttaaaaattacatctaCGTTTTAAGGTTATGTTCTGTTGGATAAAGGTTGACATTAATTATAGAGATAGTTCtaaaattcacaattttatttattttagtattgtaCTACTGTTCATATAAAgttcatacataataattgtcTCAATCTGTAGATCGAAATGAGTTGGAAGCGGCAGAGAAGTATTTGGACCAGGCTGCGGCCACCAACTTCACCACCTTCATCAAAATGCTGTCTGATGTACTGGTGCAAGGTGGCAACAGTCAAGTGGCAAGGATGGCTGCTGGACTACAGCTGAAAAACCACCTCACTTCTAAAGACCCAACTATGAAACAGCATTATCAACAAAGGTGGCTGGCTCTTCCTGAAGatattagattatatattaagaaaaatgtgAGTAAATTACACTTGTTCTACAAATCAAGTCCTTATCtgtcaaagttttttttacataaaaattatacatatgcTTCTAGTAGTTATTCACAAATTCTCTTTCATATgcctaaaattacaaaattgatCAAAATAGCAACTGTTAGATCATTAATTGTGTTGTTTTACTGAATTTATCACAAATTATTTCCAGATACTCACAGCAATAGGCACAGAAAACAGTAGACCAAGTTCTGCAGCTCAATGTGTGGCATATGTAGCAGTAGCGGAACTGTCAGTGGGCCAGTGGAATGACCTTATCCCTATTCTTGTAGAAAATGTTGTTAATGCTCAGTCAACAGAACTTAAGAAGGAAGCTACTCTGGAAGCTATTGGTAagtaatatttagaaatataagaCTTGCATGTTTAAATGGAAAGCTTTGAGCAGCTCCaggtatattattagtaataatgataaaacagTTTGATTATAACATATGCCCTAtgtaatatgttttacaattgCATTTACCACTTTATGATTTcactgaaacatattttaaataggtcATTTGAattcctttttcctttttctCTGGTTAACTGTCAGTTGAAATcttagtattttatatgtgGGTTCCTTTTTTTATCTACTTTTATTAAGGCTGTATTGCACAATTTCAAAATCTAACAAAAGGTGGGCTTAATGTCGGGACTGTGGAGCGAGAGTAGCACATGGTCCCGGCACAAATGCAGTTGGTGTTGTCATCGTGTGGTTTTAGTGGGTTCAAGTCCCACACACCTGTCCGGCTTCCCGTGGCCGGATGGACGGGACGAGGGTCTTTccacacgttaaaaaaaaaaaaggtggGCCTAATGCCATAAGCCATTCTTTGCCAATGTTTTGTTATGTTGTTACAAATGTTCAGTTACTGAACtagtattgtatttaaatgttacaGGATATATTTGCCAGGAGATTGATGCAGAAGTTCTTACAGAGCAAAGTAATCCTATCCTTACTGCTATAATTCACGGCATGAGATCCACAGAACCCAGTACCAATGTCCGTTTAGCTGCAACACAAGCCCTCCTTAATTCTTTAGAGTTCACAAAGGCAAACTTTGATAAGGAGAATGAACGGAACTTCATCATGGAGGTTGTTTGTGAAGCCACACAGTCCAGTGACATGAGGATTAGTGTTGCTGCTCTACAATGTTTAGTAAGTTTTATACTTCAATTAATATCTTCTTGAGATATTCGAATTGCAATGTTTAAATAGGACTCTGCTGTTACAAagaattaaagttaattataaatagagGTCACATTAATTACCTGTTTTAATAGACACATGGTTTAATCTCTCATTGATGAAATTAATGTGTAAACTCCACCTTctgattgtatttttattgtcaggTCAAAATACTTTCCctttattatcaatatatgGAACCATATATGGCACAAGCATTATTCCCTATCACACTAGAGGCTATGAAGTCT
Coding sequences within:
- the CarT gene encoding carcinine transporter encodes the protein MSKDSKNILTYGTQEKQLGESTNGEAIDLDDVLPKIGEFGLYQKLLLWLVCLPACLPCGFCAFNQLFMTDVPDYWCKVPELQNMTQEDRKALSIPLKVDNNSTYEKCVRYAVNWSSIIKTGKPMEVNTAWPHERCWDGYEYDTTEVTSSVVIDFNLVCEYDVYPTLGLVALNIGGPIGVYTFGLLNDRIGRKKSFFACLTTLLIGSIMTAFANEYWIWVLARTIVGLTIPAVYQIPFIISLELAGPNYRSFVTVMTCVFYTLGLIMLSGITYLLRDWRLLALATSVPFLFYYLYWFVLPESPRWLLMRERLEEANKILKDIARVNGKELPEEFTSKLQKQVLKQKERGFKETETASVFALCKTPNMRLKTCLITLNWCASEMVYVGLSYYGPAIGTNQYMSFFLSSAVEIPSYIVCWVLMDRVGRRWPLCLSMVISGIFCIITVLLPEDAQMETLILYLISKCFISASFLIIYPYAGELYPTELRGVGIGTSAYIGGLGLIIIPFINYLGSSNLILPLVVMGAVSVVGGLTALRLPETLHSSLPQTAEEGEEFGKNWTYKDCFVCGGQRQISDADSYENIDQLELTQAPQTDDEILDIPNIRRPSMRKLVRQSSTVETQRDIDGNMKMTYWF
- the Catsup gene encoding protein catecholamines up, with the protein product MFSSKQAVLSCIFIIISVAVVFVHSHSHDESPAYKYSKTANEQYKTKEEKITEPDYDLYMRALGSTLFISVVPFFILFFIPIDGSIEKQPLLKVLLSFASGGLLGDAFLHLIPHALVPNHDETGHSHSHSHSSPDEEHEPHDISVGLGVLGGIITFLVVEKTVRLFSGGHGHSHGNDKKKSEEKTKKGKSKDKKEEINISGYLNLAADFTHNFTDGLAIGASYIAGNNIGFITTVTILLHEIPHEIGDFAILVQSGCSRKKAMFLQLLTAFGAISGTILSIYLQGSNESLVSSLILPFTAGGFIYIATVSVIPELLENSHKLSQSIKEIMALLAGVYMMVIIAQYE
- the RpS18 gene encoding small ribosomal subunit protein uS13, whose amino-acid sequence is MSLVIPDKFQHILRIMNTNIDGKRKVMFAMTAIKGVGRRYSNIVLKKADIDLDKRAGECTEEEVEKIITIMSNPRQYKIPDWFLNRQKDIVDGKYSQLTSSNLDSKLREDLERLKKIHAHRGMRHYWGLRVRGQHTKTTGRRGRTVGVSKKK